A section of the Falco rusticolus isolate bFalRus1 chromosome Z, bFalRus1.pri, whole genome shotgun sequence genome encodes:
- the LOC119140994 gene encoding myosin-IIIb-like codes for MVSVGELRPPGGNLAELPELDEVALLAGLQQRFLRQQIYTDIGDILVAMNPFQPLSLYGREVSERYQNYGTGTLPPHIFAVASRAYHAMLGRGGGSPRGQSIVISGESGAGKTESTKLLLQHIMNLSKGNLQLEQQILQVNLLLEAFGNAQTVMNDNSSRFGKYIELHFQKNTVRGAKLSEYLLEKSRVVHQDTGERNFHIFYYMFAGLSSEEKEMYGLLDPSLYRYIGGQFCTWDVAQRWKHKYQEVCNALDRVGFQEQEQVDMQAILAGVLSLGNVTFQPEESNGSVKVSEASRGWLKAAAVQFGVQEDELLKCLICTTSVTRGEQIQRFHTQQQAQDARDSIAKEAYSRVFGWIICKVNELLAENMDPEVELREIGILDIFGFENFAVNSFEQLCINLANEQLQHFFNHHIFQLEQAAYKEEELPWENITFSNNEPILNLLLAKPLGLLSLLDEQSAFPQATDKTFVDKLNNSFKGNVHFQPSRGRVLGFSIFHYAGKVQYTAGGFLEKNRDTLPANIHGLFINSVTPLVTVLFAEMKLYKVIAPSCSH; via the exons ATGGTGTCGGTGGGGGAGCTTCGTCCGCCGGGCGGGAACCTGGCGGAGCTGCCGGAGCTGGACGAGGTGGCGCTGCTGGCCGGGCTGCAGCAGCGGTTTCTGCGGCAGCAGATCTAC ACTGACATCGGGGACATCCTCGTCGCCATGAACCCCTTCCAGCCCCTGTCGCTGTACGGGAGAGAG GTGTCCGAGCGGTACCAGAACTACGGGACCGGCACGCTGCCGCCCCACATCTTCGCCGTGGCCAGCCGCGCCTACCACGCCATGCTGGGCCGCGGGGGCGGCAGCCCGCGGGGCCAGTCTATCGTCATCAG TGGAGAGAGCGGCGCGGGGAAAACAGAGAGCACAAAGCTATTGTTGCAGCACATAATGAACCTTAGCAAAGGCAActtgcagctggagcagcagatcCTTCAG GTAAATCTGTTGCTTGAAGCTTTTGGCAATGCCCAGACTGTGATGAATGACAACAGTAGCCGCTTTGGAAAATACATAGAGCTGCATTTCCAGAAGAACACAG TGCGAGGTGCAAAGCTGAGTGAGTACCTATTAGAGAAGTCACGGGTGGTGCATCAGGATACTGGGGAGAGGAATTTCCATATCTTCTACTACATGTTTGCTGGACTctcttcagaggaaaaggagatgtATGGGCTGTTGGATCCTTCACTTTACAG GTACATAGGTGGACAGTTTTGTACATGGGATGTAGCTCAGCGCTGGAAACACAAATACCAAGAGGTGTGCAATGCCCTTGACAGGGTGGGCTTCCAAGAACAG GAGCAAGTGGACATGCAGGCAATCTTGGCTGGTGTGTTGTCTCTGGGCAATGTGACCTTTCAACCTGAGGAGAGCAATGGGTCTGTAAAAGTGAGTGAAGCCTCACGAGGATGGCTGAAGGCTGCAGCG GTTCAGTTTGGAGTCCAAGAAGATGAACTGTTAAAATGCCTTATTTGTACGACGTCAGTGACCCGAGGTGAGCAGATTCAGCGTTTTCacacccagcagcaggcacaag ATGCTCGGGACTCCATTGCAAAGGAGGCATATAGCCGAGTATTTGGCTGGATCATTTGCAAAGTCAATGAGCTGCTGGCTGAGAACATGGATCCTGAGGTGGAACTGAGGGAGATAG GTATCTTGGATATTTTTGGGTTTGAAAACTTTGCAGTGAATAGTTTTGAACAGCTTTGCATAAACTTGGCCAATGAACAGCTGCAGCACTTCTTCAACCAT CACATTttccagctggagcaggctgcctaTAAGGAAGAAGAGCTGCCTTGGGAGAATATCACATTCAGCAATAATGAACCTATTCTG AATCTGCTCCTGGCCAAGCCACTTGGACTGCTATCTCTTCTGGATGAACAGAGTGCATTCCCTCAG gcaACTGATAAGACATTTGTGGATAAACTAAACAACAGCTTCAAGGGGAACGTACACTTCCAGCCAAGCCGAGGCCGTGTTTTGGgcttcagcatttttcactATGCTGGGAAA GTACAGTATACTGCTGGGGGGTTTCTAGAGAAGAACAGAGACACCTTGCCAGCCAACATCCATGGGCTCTTCATCAACAGTGTCACTCCCTTGGTCACTGTGCTATTCGCAG AAATGAAGCTGTACAAAGTCATAGCTCCTAGCTGTTCACACTGA
- the LOC119141923 gene encoding SH2 domain-containing protein 4B-like, which yields MPHVKAKVIPGADDKFNSTRKQSAGAQFRHSLMVLMERLYSANPHFVRCIKPNSRKEPGVVDSQMVLLQLRYNGLLETIHIRRRGFSWRPSFEEFAERYRILLVKPDVSLTKESCLEILQSTELAHWMCGKSRLFFKYWHQEQLAKYVERLERAAVVIQKVFRGFRCRKSYLTLVAELRAQAQRLQEAERERRQQLAIEAEAQKRISCPVPMPRKRHPLPCPEKPVQSPVPRPRSKLTESTPFDNFLNPSAPRPALGREEQTQEKAKRRNIKRGASLCWFKEMQAEKVIQDDEAFPSWLYGIISRREAENLLNDKPLGCFLVRMSQSQPGYILTYRGEGHCRHYLIQIQPRAHYVVLGEDRAHASLTELVRYHQTVGIKPFMEILTVPCEQESSESLDYKDLECLTLGSPAAEWKTAAEEQPCPSRPSTGTPAVQSGTAAVFRRFRRTMDCQKQQSPDNSRTKPSSGKKGGSQQAFLRLHSSIRLAMQEIQQFSSLKTSVQRCCQALNVEDVEPK from the exons ATGCCTCATGTGAAAGCCAAG GTCATACCAGGAGCTGATGACAAGTTCAACAGCACACGAAAACAGTCTGCTGGAGCTCAGTTCCGG CATTCCCTGATGGTACTCATGGAGAGGCTGTATTCTGCCAACCCACACTTTGTGCGCTGCATAAAGCCAAACAGCCGCAAGGAGCCAGGTGTGGTGGACAGCCAgatggtgctgctgcag CTTCGGTACAACGGACTGCTGGAGACAATCCATATCCGAAGACGTGGTTTCTCCTGGAGACCCTCATTTGAGGAATTTGCTGAAAG aTATAGAATTCTTCTAGTTAAACCGGATGTTTCCCTCACCAAAGAAAG ctgCTTGGAGATACTGCAAAGTACAGAGCTAGCACACTGGATGTGTGG AAAGTCAcgacttttctttaaatattggCACCAGGAACAGCTGGCAAAGTATGTGGAGCGGCTGGAAAGAGCAGCAGTTGTCATACAGAAAG TTTTCAGGGGATTCAGATGCAGGAAGAGTTACCTAACACTGGTGGCTGAGCTGAGAGCTCAGGCACAGCGGCTACAGGAGGCAGAGCGagaaagaaggcagcagctcGCCATAGAAGCAGAGGCCCAGA AAAGAATCTCCTGTCCAGTCCCCATGCCACGGAAGAGGCACCCTCTGCCTTGTCCTGAAAAGCCAGTGCAGTCACCAGTGCCACGGCCACGCAGCAAGCTAACAGAG TCCACTCCTTTTGATAACTTCTTGAACCCTTCTGCACCTCGTCCTGCTCTGGGCAGAGAAGAGCAAACtcaagaaaaggcaaaaaggagaaatatcAAGAGAGGAGCAAGTCTCTGCTGGTTCAAAGAGATGCAGGCCGAGAAGGTCATACAGGATGATGAGGCCTTTCCAAGCTGGCTGTATGGGATAATCAGCCGGAG ggAAGCTGAAAACTTGTTGAATGACAAGCCTTTGGGTTGCTTCCTTGTTCGTATGAGCCAGAGCCAACCAGGCTACATCTTGACATACAG GGGTGAAGGCCACTGCAGACACTACCTGATCCAGATCCAGCCCAGGGCACACTATGTCGTCCTGGGAGAAGACCGGGCTCATGCCTCACTCACCGAACTGGTTCGGTATCACCAGACTGTGGGCATCAAGCCCTTCATGGAAATACTGACTGTTCCCTGTGAGCAG GAAAGTAGTGAGAGTTTGGATTACAAAGATCTGGAGTGCCTTACGCTGGGTTCACCAGCAGCTGAGTGGAAGACcgctgcagaggagcagccctgcccctcCAGGCCTTCCACTGGCACACCTGCTGTGCAGTCAGGaacagctgcagttttcagaCGGTTCAGGAGGACCATGGATTGCCAAAAACAACAGAGCCCGGACAACAGCAGGACAAAGCCAAGCTCAGGCAAGAAGGGAGGCAGCCAACAAGCCTTCCTTCGCCTCCACTCTTCCATACGTCTGGCGATGCAGGAAATCCAGCAG TTCTCTTCCTTGAAGACCTCTGTACAGAGATGCTGTCAGGCTCTCAACGTTGAGGATGTAGAGCCCAAGTGA